Proteins encoded together in one Palaemon carinicauda isolate YSFRI2023 chromosome 45, ASM3689809v2, whole genome shotgun sequence window:
- the LOC137634959 gene encoding failed axon connections-like, whose amino-acid sequence MNTVTVEALRAWSCDGLKWLSKRPGQVISAVAVAVLVTARIRLASVRRERRKRWAKIGKDIVVLHGFPRGRYTPNASPFVMKLETYLRLAKITYVFDDTEPIGPKGQGPWITLNGEEIADSQLIIEALGRKFDKNFTSRLPKEQQAIALAMNLMMTEHITWGLRIWRYVIDKGEQLRKCSRYDLVSELAVYLWFPRIAKKRAWAQGIGRHSEKEVEEMLRQDFAALSDYLGDKPFLMGDNPCEVDCTLFGYTSQVLWNYNGSPYGKMVKEDYPNLEAHHTRMKTLLYPDWDELSSLAVKE is encoded by the exons ATGAATACAGTTACAGTGGAAGCATTACGAGCCTGGTCGTGTGATGGGTTGAAGTGGTTATCAAAGAGACCCGGCCAAGTCATCTCCGCGGTTGCAGTCGCTGTTTTGGTTACCGCGAGGATTCGGCTCGCCTCCGTCAGACGGGAAAGGAG GAAACGATGGGCTAAGATTGGAAAAGACATTGTGGTTCTCCACGGTTTCCCGAGAGGACGGTACACTCCGAATGCATCTCCTTTCGTCATGAAGTTAGAGACGTACTTACGATTGGCGAAGATTACATATGTG TTCGATGACACGGAGCCAATAGGCCCCAAAGGGCAGGGTCCATGGATCACCCTGAACGGGGAGGAAATCGCCGATTCGCAGCTGATTATCGAAGCCTTGGGGAGAAAATTTGACAAAAACTTTACCAGTCGGTTGCCAAAAGAACAACAAGCAATTGCACTGGCTATGAACCTAATGATGACGGAACACATCACGTG GGGCCTCAGAATTTGGCGTTATGTCATCGACAAAGGAGAGCAGCTGAGGAAATGTTCTAGGTACGATCTTGTCTCTGAACTTGCAGTTTACTTATGGTTTCCTCGCATCGCGAAGAAGCGCGCTTGGGCGCAAGGCATCGGGAGGCACTCGGAGAAAGAGGTAGAAGAAATGTTGAGACAAGATTTCGCCGCCCTTTCTGATTATTTAG GTGATAAACCGTTTTTGATGGGCGATAACCCTTGTGAAGTGGACTGCACTTTGTTCGGGTATACTTCTCAAGTACTTTGGAATTACAACGGATCACCTTACGGTAAAATGGTCAAAG AGGACTACCCTAACTTGGAAGCCCATCATACCCGAATGAAAACTCTCTTATACCCAGACTGGGATGAATTGAGTTCCCTAGCCGTTAAAGAGTGA
- the LOC137634652 gene encoding failed axon connections homolog isoform X1: MTEDTASASLWNCKIILPSSAILILATLFLYSKAAAKRRRTLWHSFGRDVVVLHCPSRGRFAPSMSPFVIKLESYLRLANISYKVDFDEPLSPKGKTPWVTLNGEDLTDSQLAMEILAKKFGKDMSSHLTDEQKAIARAFAVMMDEHLIWGIRVWRYDTDKCAGFAECMEDVPIALKVAMPLYRKKMMDALWYQGIGRHSVSEVIDIVRKDLVAISNHLGENSYLMGNEVSDVDCVMFAHLANIYYNYRRSPFYIMLKDLCNLEAYIHRLREQLWPDWGLCLQPPNYTRQKKSTAQKR; this comes from the exons ATGACCGAAGATACTGCATCAGCTTCCCTATGGAATTGCAAGATCATTTTGCCTTCGAGTGCCATTCTAATTCTGGCTACACTATTTCTCTATTCCAAAGCTGCTGCTAAGAGAAGGAG GACTCTGTGGCATTCCTTTGGAAGAGATGTGGTGGTCTTGCACTGTCCAAGTCGAGGACGTTTCGCTCCAAGCATGTCTCCGTTCGTTATCAAACTGGAGTCGTACCTGAGGCTGGCCAACATATCGTATAAG GTGGATTTTGATGAGCCACTGAGCCCGAAAGGGAAGACGCCCTGGGTGACCTTGAACGGGGAGGATCTCACGGACTCTCAGCTGGCGATGGAGATCCTGGCGAAGAAGTTCGGTAAAGATATGAGTTCCCACCTGACGGATGAACAGAAAGCCATTGCTAGGGCCTTCGCCGTAATGATGGATGAACACCTTATATG GGGTATAAGGGTGTGGCGCTATGACACTGATAAGTGTGCTGGCTTTGCTGAATGCATGGAAGATGTCCCCATCGCGTTAAAGGTTGCGATGCCTCTTTATCGCAAGAAGATGATGGATGCTCTGTGGTACCAAGGAATTGGACGACATTCCGTGTCGGAGGTTATCGATATTGTCAGGAAGGATTTGGTTGCTATATCAAACCATCTTG GTGAAAATTCCTACCTAATGGGAAACGAGGTCAGTGACGTAGACTGCGTAATGTTTGCGCATCTTGCCAACATTTATTACAACTACAGACGATCACCGTTTTATATAATGCTTAAAG ATTTGTGTAACCTTGAAGCCTACATTCACAGGCTAAGAGAGCAACTTTGGCCAGATTGGGGATTGTGCCTTCAGCCACCAAACTATACTAG